The genomic interval AGGCTTGATGCTCGGCTGCTCGTTGTGCCCGATCAGCGCGGCCAGGCAGTCGACGAGGGCCTTCAGCGGGGGACTTGCTTGAAGCGGCTCCGGGGTCACCGCGTCTGCGCCCAGATTGGTGAGCAGGCTGTTCTGGGCGCCAAGGTGCATGTCGGAGAGGCAGACGTAACGGATGTCCGGCATATCGCACCCCTTGCACCGTCGGCGTTAACACGAGAGGCTAACGAGGCGGCCGTGGTCAAAGGGGGAGGGAGCTTGACGCCCGAGGAGCATTTCGACGCCGTAGTCATCGGTTCGGGGTTCGGCGGCTCGGTCATGGCCTACCGGCTCGCCGCCGCCGGGAGGCACGTACTGGTCCTCGAGCGAGGCAAGCGCTATCCCCCGGGATCGTTCGCCCGCTCGCCCAGGGAGATGCGGGCAAACTTCTGGGACCCGAGCGAGGGCCGCCAGGGCCTGTTCCAGCTGTGGGACTTCGGGGGCATCGAGAGCCTCGTGTCTGCCGGGCTGGGCGGCGGCTCGCTCATCTACGCCAACGTGCTCATCCGCAAGGACGAGAGGTGGTTCGTTCGCGACCTGCCGGGCGGCGGCTACGAGGATTGGCCCGTGACCCGGGCCGAGCTCGAGCCCCATTACGACAAGGTCGAGGCCATGCTCGCCCCACAGCGGTACCCGCTGGACGAGCAGCCATATGCGGGAACGCTCAAGACCCGA from Acidimicrobiales bacterium carries:
- a CDS encoding NAD(P)-binding protein, producing MTPEEHFDAVVIGSGFGGSVMAYRLAAAGRHVLVLERGKRYPPGSFARSPREMRANFWDPSEGRQGLFQLWDFGGIESLVSAGLGGGSLIYANVLIRKDERWFVRDLPGGGYEDWPVTRAELEPHYDKVEAMLAPQRYPLDEQPYAGTLKTRALREAAGRAGLEWYLPDLAVTFANRTGPPVTGEPIVDEAGDTTDNLHGRTRYTCRLCGECDVGCNYGSKNTLDYNYLTQAE